The sequence ACGGCCCTGCTGATCAACCTACGCTTCGTCATGTATAGCGCCTCCCTGGCGCCCCACTTCGCCCATGTGCCCCCCTTGGGGCGTTGGCCCCTGGCCTACCTCCTGACCGACCAGGCCTACGCCCTGAGCATGGCCCGCTTCCACCATCGTCCCGAGGAGCCTGGGGCCCACAAGCCGTGGTACTACCTGGGAACCGGGGTGACCATGTGGGTGGCCTGGCTGGTAGGCAACCTCGCCGGCGTCGCCTTCGGCGGCCGGGTCCCCGAGGGCCTGGGGCTCCAGTTCGCCATCCCCCTCACCTTTCTGGCCCTGCTGGTCCCCCTCCTCCACGACCGGCCCACCCTCCTGGCGGCCCTGGTCGGGGGCGCCACGGCGGCGGCCGGGGACGGGCTGCCCTTCAACCTGGGCCTG comes from Thiohalorhabdus denitrificans and encodes:
- a CDS encoding AzlC family ABC transporter permease encodes the protein MSKPSKPFWEGVRDVSPLLPGVLPFAVITGATALDAGLSAEAALAMAVAIFAGAAQLATVQLVESGAMPWVIVATALLINLRFVMYSASLAPHFAHVPPLGRWPLAYLLTDQAYALSMARFHHRPEEPGAHKPWYYLGTGVTMWVAWLVGNLAGVAFGGRVPEGLGLQFAIPLTFLALLVPLLHDRPTLLAALVGGATAAAGDGLPFNLGLVLGAVAGIAAGLLAESRRTERPTP